The Terriglobus tenax genome contains a region encoding:
- the metK gene encoding methionine adenosyltransferase, which translates to MATRDRFLFTSESVTEGHPDKIADQVSDAILDACLAQDPTSRVACETLTCTGLVVVAGEITTKAYVDFQSIVRNTVKEIGYDDALKGFDSNTCAVISTINSQSPDIAQGVDTGGAGDQGMMFGYATNETPELMPTPIALAHKLAAKLTEVRKSGLMGYLRPDGKSQVTVEYDENHKPVRVDAIVISTQHAEFKDRDANSTLTNEQLHADILKNVIQAVIPAELLDADTKYHINPTGRFVIGGPMGDSGLTGRKIIVDTYGGMGRHGGGAFSGKDSTKVDRSAAYMARYIAKNIVAAGLADRAEVQLAYAIGVAEPVSVLVDTFGTGKVSSTKITEAVRANFSLTPKGIIETLQLRRPIFKQTAAYGHFGRSGDAFTWEKTDKAASLKAAVEKELVAAK; encoded by the coding sequence TTGGCGACACGCGACCGTTTTCTGTTTACCAGTGAGTCCGTAACCGAAGGACACCCTGACAAGATTGCCGATCAGGTATCGGATGCCATTCTGGATGCCTGCCTGGCGCAGGACCCGACGAGCCGCGTCGCCTGTGAAACGCTGACCTGCACCGGCCTGGTCGTGGTGGCTGGCGAAATCACCACGAAGGCGTATGTCGACTTCCAGAGCATTGTCCGCAACACGGTCAAGGAGATTGGCTACGATGACGCGCTGAAGGGCTTCGACTCGAACACCTGCGCTGTGATCTCGACGATCAACTCGCAGTCGCCTGACATTGCCCAGGGTGTGGATACCGGCGGAGCCGGTGACCAGGGCATGATGTTCGGCTATGCCACCAACGAGACCCCCGAGCTGATGCCGACGCCGATCGCACTGGCGCACAAGCTGGCCGCCAAGCTGACTGAGGTTCGCAAGTCTGGCCTGATGGGCTACCTGCGTCCCGACGGCAAGAGCCAGGTGACCGTGGAGTATGACGAGAACCACAAGCCGGTACGTGTGGACGCTATCGTCATCTCGACCCAGCATGCCGAGTTCAAGGACCGCGATGCGAACAGCACGCTGACCAACGAGCAGCTGCACGCCGACATCCTGAAGAACGTGATCCAGGCTGTGATTCCTGCTGAGCTGCTGGATGCCGACACCAAGTACCACATCAACCCGACCGGCCGCTTCGTTATCGGCGGCCCGATGGGCGACTCCGGTCTGACCGGCCGCAAGATCATCGTCGACACCTACGGCGGCATGGGCCGTCACGGCGGCGGCGCGTTCTCCGGTAAGGACTCGACCAAGGTAGACCGTTCGGCTGCGTACATGGCCCGCTACATTGCCAAGAATATCGTCGCCGCCGGCCTGGCCGACCGCGCCGAGGTTCAGCTGGCCTACGCCATCGGCGTTGCCGAGCCGGTTTCGGTTCTAGTGGACACCTTCGGTACGGGCAAGGTCTCCTCGACGAAGATCACTGAGGCTGTCCGCGCGAACTTCTCGCTGACGCCGAAGGGCATCATCGAGACCCTGCAGCTTCGCCGTCCGATCTTCAAGCAGACCGCTGCCTACGGCCACTTTGGCCGCTCGGGTGACGCGTTCACATGGGAGAAGACGGACAAGGCTGCCAGCCTGAAGGCCGCTGTCGAGAAGGAACTGGTCGCCGCCAAGTAG
- a CDS encoding MFS transporter, producing the protein MPRRLPVWVTGFANLPLGFFYGFINTAMPLLLSTQGVSVARIATISAIAFSPSFWGFVAAPVVDVAFSRRTWVWVWLAAMALCIGSSVLLTGHLLLFTADLTLGCLATNLFQAAAGGWLAEMVSDEERGHMGAWYQIANLGGAALFGVTAIVIVQHVAAGKAAVLVMLCFLVPSLALFSLLPKPVSVARRTAVVFGTLFHELGLILRKRDVLMGLITFLLPAGAFALNNVFSGLGADFHASTNWVTTVCGAGVAIACSLGCLAGGPLADRYSRMTVYICAGSATSIATGIALFCPRSGASYAALVLLYNFCQGINFTALTAIVFQLTGSENPLAATQMSLLFSAANLPTSYVTWLDGRGYAGFGVPGLLLTDTLLMLVFGTILYGAFYRYDRKMLQRPHAG; encoded by the coding sequence ATGCCACGACGGCTTCCAGTCTGGGTGACGGGGTTTGCCAACCTGCCGCTGGGCTTCTTCTACGGGTTTATTAACACCGCCATGCCGCTGCTGCTCAGCACGCAGGGGGTGTCGGTGGCGCGCATTGCCACCATCTCTGCGATTGCGTTTTCGCCCAGCTTCTGGGGGTTTGTAGCCGCTCCGGTTGTGGATGTGGCGTTTTCGCGGCGGACGTGGGTGTGGGTGTGGCTTGCCGCGATGGCGTTGTGCATCGGGTCCAGTGTTTTGCTGACCGGGCATCTGCTGCTGTTTACCGCCGACCTCACGCTGGGATGCCTTGCCACCAACCTGTTCCAGGCTGCGGCCGGCGGCTGGCTGGCGGAGATGGTAAGTGACGAGGAGCGTGGCCACATGGGCGCCTGGTACCAGATCGCCAATCTGGGGGGAGCGGCGCTGTTTGGCGTGACGGCCATCGTGATTGTGCAGCATGTGGCCGCGGGCAAGGCGGCGGTGCTGGTCATGCTGTGTTTCCTTGTGCCGTCCCTGGCGCTTTTCTCGCTGCTGCCAAAGCCGGTGAGCGTGGCGCGAAGAACGGCGGTGGTCTTCGGCACGCTGTTTCATGAGCTTGGCCTGATTCTGCGGAAGCGCGATGTGCTGATGGGGCTGATCACCTTTCTGCTGCCCGCCGGAGCGTTTGCGCTGAACAATGTTTTCTCCGGGCTGGGTGCGGACTTTCATGCTTCCACCAACTGGGTGACGACGGTATGCGGAGCTGGTGTGGCTATTGCCTGCTCGCTGGGCTGCCTTGCCGGCGGACCGCTGGCCGATCGCTACTCGCGTATGACGGTGTACATCTGCGCCGGTTCGGCGACGTCGATTGCGACGGGTATCGCGCTGTTCTGCCCGCGTTCCGGGGCCAGCTATGCGGCTCTGGTGCTGCTGTACAACTTCTGCCAGGGCATCAACTTTACGGCGCTGACGGCCATTGTCTTCCAGCTCACCGGGAGTGAGAATCCGCTGGCGGCGACGCAGATGTCGCTGCTGTTCAGCGCGGCCAACCTGCCCACCAGCTATGTCACCTGGCTGGATGGCCGTGGCTATGCGGGCTTTGGCGTGCCAGGTCTGCTGCTGACGGATACCTTGCTGATGCTGGTCTTCGGAACCATCCTGTATGGAGCGTTTTACCGGTATGACCGCAAGATGCTGCAGCGTCCGCACGCGGGATAA